TCTTGCTTTAACCAGAAAATACCAGAACAAGCCTGAAATGCTTAAAGTAGCCCATCAGGAATTAACTGTTCCTGAAATCGAACAGATCTATTTCGAAGTCAAAGAACAGATGAAACTGGATGTTCTGACCAGACTTATAGATATGCACAACCTTAAACTTGCACTGGTCTTCTGTAACACCAAAAGAAGGGTAGATCGTCTTGTAGGCCACCTTCAGACCAGAGGATACTTTGCTGATGGACTGCACGGAGACATGAGTCAGAACCAGCGGGACAGAGTCATGAATAAGTTCCGGAAGGGTCAGATAGAAATATTGGTAGCTACTGACGTGGCAGCCCGAGGAATAGATGTGGATGATGTGGAAGCAGTTTTCAACTACGATGTTCCTAACAATGATGAGTACTATGTCCACAGGATAGGTAGAACCGGCCGTGCAGGCAAGAAGGGACAGGCATTCACCTTTGTATCTGGAAAAGAAATCTACCAGTTACGGGATATCCAGCGTTACACCAAGGTCAGAATTGAACAACAGAAGATCCCATCCCTCCGGGAAGTGGAAGAAGTCAAAAGAGACCTGTTCCTGGAAAGACTCCGGAAAGAGATAGATGAAGGAAATATCGATCGGGAAATTCACCTGATAGAACGATTAATGGAAGAAGATTACAGTTCAGTGGACATAGCTGCTGCCCTCCTGAAGCTTTACGTGGGAGGAAAGGATGATTCTTCTTCCAGCCAAACTTCTGACTCTAAATATGGAGAAACTGGAGCACAACCCGGAATGGTCAGATTCTTCGTAAATGTGGGCCGTAAACAGAAAGTTAAAGCAAAGGATATAGTAAAGGCAATTGGAGAAGCCTCAGGACTATCTTCAACCAGTATTGGACGTATCGATGTTTTAGAAAAGTTTTCATTTGTTGAACTCCCTCAACAACACGCCCGAGAAGTAGTCGGTGCTCTGCAGAGAAAAGGAATAAAAGGACTCCGGGTTAATGTGGAACCTGCCAATAAGAAGATGTAATTTCTAAAAATCTTCTTATACTTTTTATTTCATTTTACTTTTTCATTCTACTCAATTCATTCCCATAATTATTATTTTTTTAAGATCATTTGTTATTTTACTGAGTTTAGTTAAAACTGTTAGTTGCTTCCTGTTCATCATTGTAGATCTGGAAAAGTTTGGTGAAACCAGCAATTTTAAAGACTTCCATAACGTATGGCTGTAGGGATGACAATTTTAGATTTCCTCCCATTGCATTCAACTTTTTCAGGGATGAAAGCATCACCCTTAGGCCGGAACTGCTGATATATTCCACTCCGGATAGATCCGCAACAATATTGGTCTTACCAGAATCAATAAGTTTATCTAACTTTTCTTCAACTAGGTTTGAGTTGTAGGCATCCAGCCGACCATTTATAAACACTATTTCCACATCTCGCACTGTTTTTCCAGATATTTCCATTTCCACACCAATCCTTAATAACTTAAATCATTTAACCAGTTTATTAGAACTATTCTTTATTATTACCATTTTGATAATGTTTACTCCACTCACCCACCACGTAATTAAATATTTCCCAAGCAAATTCTGAATAAACATCCACGCTTTCAGGATCAAAGGCCACATTATTGAGGTACTGTAGTCGAATTGAATCTCCATCCAAGTATTCTGGCATTATGCCGCAGAAGAAAAAGTTCAACTTCTCAATCTCAGGACATAAAATAGCAGTGCTGGGATCTTTCAGTGGTAGATCCAGGACTATTAATTCAATTTTTCTCAGGCTTAAATCCTGGACCTGGAGTCTCAGTTCATCAATAAAATCCACACCATATTCATTAACCCTCAAAAATGCACTGGCCATCTCTGGTAAAACATGAGAATAAATATGGGAATGTGGGGCTAACTTCACATCACCAGGATTTGCTTTTTTGAATAAACGTGGTATTTTGGCGTGTTTGTAAATTTTGTTAATGGTTTTTTTGTGTGAGTAGGGTAAAAAGACAGTTTGCTCCCTGTCTGGAACCACTGGCACGTAGAAGAGAGCCACAGTTCTGCGGATGTTGGCAGTTTCAGTTTTCATTTTCTTGAAAATCGCGGTGGGAGGAGAATGTGCTAGTACAAAACCGGTTTCTTTAGCACCCATTTTAACATTGGATTTTTGGGATGCCACATGAACAGTAACCGCCCGGCTGTAAAGGCCAAGCATGCCTTTTGATGCTACTTCTTCCATCATCATCTTTTTCATCTTGGGGAACAATCCCCTTCCCCTGTAACGGGGGTCAACTGCGGCTAGAGCAGATTCTCCCACATGATCTGTAGGGGTTTCCAGGAAAACTCCCAGATGGCCAACGATTTCATCTAGTTCATTCACTGCCACACAGGAGGTTACCAGTCCTGATTCTATAAGGGAGGCGAATTTTTCAGGATAGTATATGTCTTCATGGGGATAGCTGTAACCGTAAACCCGGTATATCAGA
This DNA window, taken from Methanobacterium subterraneum, encodes the following:
- a CDS encoding GNAT family N-acetyltransferase, which translates into the protein MNPDAVGKEKVDKETLASLKFKAELKLLPIVLKAVRDVTCRYGLDEDSVRDLELATEEACHNVIEHAYEPGEEGYYKVKIHREPTCFRITVRDQGIPFNLNRLNEEEPSDIGVRLMRACTDEIRSKYLGKRGKVVELVKNFPFESVNNMEKSPTKIQSSSLDLAPPSEIVTLRLMRSDETVSLARLIYRVYGYSYPHEDIYYPEKFASLIESGLVTSCVAVNELDEIVGHLGVFLETPTDHVGESALAAVDPRYRGRGLFPKMKKMMMEEVASKGMLGLYSRAVTVHVASQKSNVKMGAKETGFVLAHSPPTAIFKKMKTETANIRRTVALFYVPVVPDREQTVFLPYSHKKTINKIYKHAKIPRLFKKANPGDVKLAPHSHIYSHVLPEMASAFLRVNEYGVDFIDELRLQVQDLSLRKIELIVLDLPLKDPSTAILCPEIEKLNFFFCGIMPEYLDGDSIRLQYLNNVAFDPESVDVYSEFAWEIFNYVVGEWSKHYQNGNNKE
- a CDS encoding STAS domain-containing protein, translated to MEISGKTVRDVEIVFINGRLDAYNSNLVEEKLDKLIDSGKTNIVADLSGVEYISSSGLRVMLSSLKKLNAMGGNLKLSSLQPYVMEVFKIAGFTKLFQIYNDEQEATNSFN
- a CDS encoding DEAD/DEAH box helicase produces the protein MESLLFEDLKLSREMKRAIADMGFEEATPIQSLALPHILDGKDVIGQAQTGTGKTAAFGIPVLENLDSSVKGVQAVILCPTRELAIQVAEEIKKLSKYKKTTVLPVYGGQPIERQIKALKRGVQIVIGTPGRMMDHIHRRTLKLDQVKMIILDEADEMLDMGFRDDIEFILQQIPHERQMLLFSATMSREILALTRKYQNKPEMLKVAHQELTVPEIEQIYFEVKEQMKLDVLTRLIDMHNLKLALVFCNTKRRVDRLVGHLQTRGYFADGLHGDMSQNQRDRVMNKFRKGQIEILVATDVAARGIDVDDVEAVFNYDVPNNDEYYVHRIGRTGRAGKKGQAFTFVSGKEIYQLRDIQRYTKVRIEQQKIPSLREVEEVKRDLFLERLRKEIDEGNIDREIHLIERLMEEDYSSVDIAAALLKLYVGGKDDSSSSQTSDSKYGETGAQPGMVRFFVNVGRKQKVKAKDIVKAIGEASGLSSTSIGRIDVLEKFSFVELPQQHAREVVGALQRKGIKGLRVNVEPANKKM